From one Neovison vison isolate M4711 chromosome 1, ASM_NN_V1, whole genome shotgun sequence genomic stretch:
- the DDX39B gene encoding spliceosome RNA helicase DDX39B — MAENDVDNELLDYEEDEVETAAGGDGAEAPAKKDVKGSYVSIHSSGFRDFLLKPELLRAIVDCGFEHPSEVQHECIPQAILGMDVLCQAKSGMGKTAVFVLATLQQLEPVTGQVSVLVMCHTRELAFQISKEYERFSKYMPNVKVAVFFGGLSIKKDEEVLKKNCPHIVVGTPGRILALARNKSLNLKHIKHFILDECDKMLEQLDMRRDVQEIFRMTPHEKQVMMFSATLSKEIRPVCRKFMQDPMEIFVDDETKLTLHGLQQYYVKLKDNEKNRKLFDLLDVLEFNQVVIFVKSVQRCIALAQLLVEQNFPAIAIHRGMPQEERLSRYQQFKDFQRRILVATNLFGRGMDIERVNIAFNYDMPEDSDTYLHRVARAGRFGTKGLAITFVSDENDAKILNDVQDRFEVNISELPDEIDISSYIEQTR, encoded by the exons ATGGCAGAGAATGATGTGGACAATGAGCTCTTGGACTATGAAGAAGATGAGGTGGAGACAGCAGCTGGGGGAGATGGGGCTGAGGCCCCTGCCAAGAAGGATGTGAAGGGCTCCTATGTCTCCATCCACAGCTCTGGCTTTCGTGACTTCCTGCTGAAGCCAGAGTTGCTCCGGGCCATTGTCGACTGTGGCTTTGAGCATCCATcagaag TCCAGCATGAGTGCATCCCTCAGGCCATTCTGGGAATGGATGTCCTGTGCCAGGCCAAGTCAGGCATGGGGAAGACAGCGGTGTTTGTGCTGGCCACACTGCAGCAGCTGGAGCCAGTTACTGGACAG GTGTCTGTGCTCGTGATGTGTCACACTCGGGAGTTGGCTTTTCAGATCAGCAAGGAGTATGAGCGCTTCTCTAAATACATGCCCAATGTCAAG GTCGCGGTGTTTTTTGGTGGTCTGTCTATCAAGAAGGATGAAGAGGTGCTGAAGAAGAACTGCCCGCATATTGTTGTGGGGACCCCTGGCCGCATCCTCGCCCTGGCTCGAAATAAGAGCCTCAATCTCAAACACATTAAACACTTTATCTTGGATGAATGTGATAAGATGCTTGAACAGCTCG ACATGCGTCGGGATGTCCAGGAAATTTTTCGCATGACCCCCCATGAGAAGCAGGTCATGATGTTCAGTGCTACCTTGAGCAAAGAGATCCGTCCCGTCTGCCGCAAGTTCATGCAAGAC ccaATGGAGATCTTCGTGGATGATGAGACGAAGCTGACGCTGCATGGGTTGCAGCAGTACTACGTGAAACTGAAGGACAACGAGAAGAACCGGAAGCTCTTTGACCTTCTCGATGTCCTTGAGTTCAATCAG GTGGTGATCTTTGTGAAGTCTGTGCAGCGTTGCATTGCCCTGGCCCAGCTCCTAGTGGAGCAGAACTTCCCAGCCATTGCCATCCACCGAGGGATGCCCCAGGAGGAGAG GCTTTCTCGGTATCAGCAGTTTAAAGATTTTCAACGACGAATTCTTGTGGCTACCAACCTATTTGGCCGAGGCATGGATATTGAGCGGGTGAACATTGCCTTCAATTATGACATGCCTGAGGATTCTGACACCTACCTGCATAGG GTGGCCCGAGCAGGTCGGTTTGGCACTAAGGGCTTGGCCATCACGTTTGTGTCAGATGAAAATGATGCCAAGATCCTCAATGATGTGCAGGATCGATTTGAAGTCAATATTAGTGAGCTGCCCGATGAGATAGACATTTCCTCTTACA TTGAACAGACGCGGTAG
- the MCCD1 gene encoding mitochondrial coiled-coil domain protein 1, translating into MVLPLPWLSCCCRRLLLPSWPPAPQGSWRYCSQSPKASTEEQTSSTCSVKGPRPRPTAELAQAEELLEQQLELYQALLEGQEGAWEAQALVLKIQKLKEQMRRHRESLGDA; encoded by the exons ATGGTACTCCCTCTGCCCTGGCTCTCATGTTGCTGCCGTCgcctcctcctgccttcctggCCCCCGGCCCCCCAGGGCTCCTGGAGGTACTGCTCCCAGAGCCCCAAGGCAAGCACAGAAGAGCAAACCAGCTCCACATGCAGTGTTAAG GGTCCCCGACCCCGCCCCACAGCTGAGCTGGCTCAAGCGGAGGAATTGCTGGAGCAGCAGCTGGAGCTATACCAGGCCCTACTGGAAGGGCAAGAAGGGGCCTGGGAAGCCCAGGCCCTGGTGCTCAAGATCCAGAAGCTGAAGGAACAGATGAGGAGACACCGAGAGAGCCTAGGAGACGCCTAA